In Amblyomma americanum isolate KBUSLIRL-KWMA chromosome 8, ASM5285725v1, whole genome shotgun sequence, the DNA window CAGAAAGAAATCGTGGCTGAGAGGGCTTCAGCACCAATCGCTATGCAGAGCTGTTATAGGCGAAGTGTCTTAAAGGCGTCAATAGACTCCCTGGAACCAACTTTTTACGCCACATGTCGTTTGGAATGCCATTTGGGAATGACTACAAGATTTGTTCGCCTTCGCTTTTGCATCACCTATATTTCAGAGGTTTTGGCAAAGTTTATCTTGCGGAACTTTGTCCTGTTAACGTTAAAGCCAAGTTAAAATAGTTTTCTGAGAAATCGAGGTTCGAAATGTCGAATCTACGGAGCTTGTAGAAAAAGCAAGCAAAgtatttttgcactagcatttaaaatggtgacgcaatCATCGATTAAATccgcgacgatgttcaggcttctcctcacggcGTTAGAGAAGTGTTAGGAATCTCGTCGTGACGTCAtttttgccgaaatttcagatgtccgctgccttctATTACATGCTGTTGTGCAACTTGCAATGCCACCAATCAATGCTGCGTGAGCTTAACCTTGGATTTtggtttttttttccatgcaactACCGTTTCTTCGCTGAAAACATAGCACTGTCGTACGTGACGTCATTATCGGACTCTCTGCCAGTGgctgtgcattgcagataaaCCTCAAATCCAACGCTGATCTATTCGGCGGTTACGCTGCGATTTCAAAATGTGGGGCAAGCGATTTCGCAGCTTATTTCTCAGGACATTCCGCCCTTTTAAATTCATTGTATTGAAAAGCGCCTTCAGTTTCCCTTTAAATAATAATCTGCGTGACGCTGCTCTGCATATGAGTTATTCTTGCACTCTGCGACTTCAGTGAACATTAAAGAAccgcagctggtcgaaatttctggagcactccactacgtagcctgagtcggtttggaacgtaattccccccccccccacacacacacacacacgcccatgCTGAAGGCAGTGAGGTGTTTCATGCACGTCGCTTAATTGTGCCATCCGTCGACGTTTTCAATTAACACCACGTAACTCAACAGCGATGGATGAATTTCTATCCCCGGTGCAAACTCAAATAGCAGTTCCTGTGTTGCCACGGCTGCTCTCTACCGACAAGTAAAATCAGTGAACAGCACACAGTATTATAAATAACCATGCTAATTTCTATGGGAAGTGCTGCTTACAGTTGAAATTAAAAGCGCTTTCTAGATTTTATAGGATTCTGTGCGCACATGGTACAAATCTACATGGTACATGGTACATGTACTGCATCTTATGCATTTTGGCTTAATCTCAGAATTCTTTCGAAAACTGGATATTCATGGAATCACTGGATATCCTcatgataattaaaaaaaaaacctgcggccTTTGTGCGTCACTTTGCCAGCCCTGAACTTGGCAGGCTACTCTACTGCGTCATCTTTACTCGGCATTGGGTCAGTGAGAGAGTAGACATCTGCAACTGAAGTTGAAGGTGTTTCATCCAGTATCCTACATATGAGAGGCAGCTGAAAAGGGTGTGTTCAGTGTTCCTAAGGATTCAGCACTGCACTCAGAAGGAATGGTCGCAATGGTTCCACTGGCTGCTTTAGTACCTGTTGAAACAATTGACGTTGAATATGTTGCTCGTGCCGAAAACTAAAATTGGAAGTGTTCTATTTCGGAAGTAGTGAACACGGGAGGCTGCGAAGCCTCTCTTACGTGTAACATGTATCAGAGGAGTACAAGAGAAATACAATTGCCACATGCAGTTCAATGTCGGCCCTTACGGGTCTGTGTTGCCACCACAAATTTGAGGGGAGATTCAGGGCAGTATTCCCTAGGATAAGAAACTATTCTAGCCTAAAATATATCAGGAATATTTAAGGTAAGAAGTTAGTTAAACAAAATTGCCCCTATAGAACCTGCAGGGAATTTTTTCAGAGATCAAGGAAAAAAGTCACCTTTCAATACTAATTCTTATGAACTTCTTCGGGCTGCATCAGGAACAACGGATCACATACTGCATGAATGCTGACGTCATTTTCAAAAGAGATTTTCACGCGAAAGTACTAAAAAAATTCTCAACAAAAGAGATTTTCACATGGAAGTGTTAGACcttccgtggtggctcagtggttagggcgatcgactaatgatctggagttcccgggtttgaaccggacCGCAGAGGCCACGTTCCCAtcgagacgaaacgctaaggcgccagtgtgcagtgtaataataataataataattgtttttgcgaggaaagaaaatggcacagtatctgtctcatatatcgttggacacctgaaccgcgccgtaaggaagggataaaggagggagtgtaagaagaaaggaagaagtgccgtagtggagagctccggaataatttcgaccacctggggatctttaacgtgcactgacatcgcaccgtacacgggcgcgttagcgtttttcctccataaaaacgcagccgccgcggtcgggttcgaacccagaaactccggatcagtagtcgagcaccctaaccagtgagctaccgcggcgggtgcaatatgatgtcagtgcatgttaaaggtcccAGGAGGTTGGAATTATTCAGGacgcctccactatggcaccgtTTTTTCCATTCTTCTCTCACTCACTCCTTAATGTCTTTCCTTCTGGCGCAGTTCATGTGTCCACCCCTATTGAGACAAACGCTGCGCCAattcttttcccaaaaaaaaacaattttcacgcAGAAGTACTCCCTGAAAGTAATGGGAAAGGGAAATTTCTGCTTATATGTACAGTGCGGTGGCCACTCTTGGGTGGCCACTCTTGCGGCCTTTGAGTTgaatttattccggagctctccactagggcacctcttccttcctttattctttcgctccctccattATCCTTTCTTTTGCAGCGCTGTTCAGGTTTCCgtggatatgtgagacaaattctgcaccttttcttttccccaaaaaccatttttcactTTTCCAAGCGGGGGTACGGCGAGCGCGCGAAGATGCGCCTCTGTTTGGCAAGTTACGAGGTTTGCTCACGCTCCTGCGCAGGGTCCAACCCGCATCAAGATAGGTCTTGGGAGACATGCAGTAAtggagcttttgctctaaaaccatgctttcgcacaatgtttcgtgttggaaaaagtaaACTGGGAGCCCTTTTTTTTTAACCCAGGCCATATGAATCTGATCACAACAGGTAGTGGCTTTCTTTATAAGGAATCGTCGCAATAACAATATCAGATATCGGTGGATGTCTTAACCGGGCCGTGTAGGAATGAGGGAAGGCGAGAAGATTGGactgaaataagaaagagagaaataagtGCCGTAGAGGAGTGCAGAaatataatttcggccacctagggatCTCTAGCGCGCATCGACATGTGATTTTATGCAATTCTTAATATCATTTAATGGGATGGGTGTGGTTTGCGTTGATGGAGAGGGGAGCACAGCCCTTTAAGTTTCTCAATTGAAAGCATTACCGCAAAGCCGCTGTGCGTAGAAGCAAGGTTAAAAAGGATAGATTAGAGCAACTGACATCGCAGACGAGACAGGAACGGatatttttcaagaaagaaaataatgctGTAACTGTCTAAAATCTCGGTGGACAATTGAACCACAGAATCCAGCCGTCACTTCTCTAATAATGGTTCTGACCATTAGGAAATTACCTAAGTAAACATgcacgtggtggtggtgaaaacttaaTCTGATGCAGTGGAAATTGGGACACCCAGGTCCTtggggcccccgcacggccccactgcactcaaatctTCATGTCTCGGAGGCTAATGACGCTGGCAGCTTGGCCTGCGACGAtgacttgcttggccgggtcGTCGGAGCGCGGTAgagtctcccaagcctcccaagtgctcatcatcatcgtcatcatcataatcatcaaccTCGTGCTAAAGCGCTGGCAGCCTTGTTTCCGTGATTCCCGGAGTTGGCAGGCACCCATGTGACCTCCATGTGCTGGGGCGGGTGTGCAGCGAgagtgttcagcatgcaaaatgCAGGGACATGAACTCTCCCGTGAGCAAAATTTAGTATCCCTGTTTTAGTTTGACAGTATATAAAGGGCCTCCATGTCCTTGATGGCCAGGGCAACGGCAGCCTCTTCAGTCTCCTCCGAAGTGTCAGGTGGGGTATCGTATGGGATatgctacaaccgcgtcctcgcctgtgcatgagATTGTGTGCTATATCTGAGGACACTGTGCGAGTTTGGGTCTGTACCTCTCCACTGCACAGTATGATTGGCTGCACCAGCCAGAACCTCGCTGTTCTTCGTGGAATTTGTCAGAAACCTACACTAAGTACGGTTCCCGCCTTTTTTTAGCTATCCTCCCCTTTATACAGGGAAAAGAAATTTCGCTGTTTGTTCTAACAAGTTTTCGAATTTCTAACGCAGCCGCCGGTGTGCCGAAGGGGCGCAGTTTCTTCATTGTCATGGAAACAACCGAAGAACGCACCTTTTTTCCCGGGCCGTCCAGCTGCCTACTTGCGCTCTGCACGGCCCAATACGGTGAACTTGTCCAGACTGACAGGGATCTACAGTCAAGCTGCAGTAAAGCGAATGTCAAGGGTAAATACCTGAATTTTTCTTCATAAACCGAAGAGCGGGTGTGTAGTATATCATTTACTTGGGAAACTTGCCGTTTGTTTGTGGTGCAAAGTATCCGGACATCATCGTCGACGCCTGGCAAAATTAGGACGCGCTCCTATTCATGATAACCAGGGATTTCTGGCATCACCTCCGAGAAAACATGAAATCGCCAACACGATAACAAAAAAGACAGCTTCTGAAAAGTGGCTGCATCAAGTTGTGTTAACACTTCCTAAGACATTTTTGTGCCTTTCTTTCTGAGTAAGTGATAAAGATGAAAAGTTCGGAGTTGTTCTACTAATATATTGTCCTTCATTGGGCCAATGGTGATTGTTCGCTTTTAATTTGATGCTGGCTGCAATGTTAATAGTGGAGTACATCTTTACAAACCGAGCAACAATGCGCCCCTGAAGCATACCAGAAGTATCCTCCGAGAATGAAAGCAACTTTCTCATTCACCTAGTTCAACTGCGCATGCGAGACATTTTGAAGGTGGCGTTTAAAAGAAAATATGCGGAAAACTGACAAAAAAATGAAGGAATGTCTTTTGTTATGATTGTTTGATGACTAAAGCGGGAATTTTAAATTTTCTTGTATCTACTTCACTAGAACCGCAGCGCAGTCTGCGGTACCGCCGGAAAGGTGCGATTTGAGCACTATTTACGTAGTTCAGGCATGTGCAGCACAGAAGCACAGCCAATCATACGAAAAAGAGTGCGTTCCAAAGGGGGTTTCACTGATACATGTTGCGTTTACCTCCTCTATATGAGCAGAAATTCAGCTTGAACTCTACGTGAATTTTTCTGCAGACAGCTTTTTAAGTCTTCTCCCATGCTTGCTGGATACGACATAGCTCATACCGCAAGCTAAAAAGGCGACGATATCAGGGATCAACTTGTcgaaaaaggagggagtggagAGCATTCCTCTTAGGGACTGTCCTAACGACAAGAGCAAAGCAAAAAATATGCAGTGTCAAGCTTCCCTCCCAGGAGTTTCCCCAATTGGTTCAATTTTATAGCGAGAGCTATTTTACGGAGTATGGCTCGAGCCGCGCTTCAGTCAAACTCGAATTCACACCAACCCAGGACCCGAGCTAATTAAAGTACGTCCTTTTTAGGCTCGAGCTTAAGAGAAACAGATGGCTGAGATAACACAGTACTAAGGAGAACAGGAACTCTGATTTTTCGCGACAAAAATTATTTCGCCTGGCCTTGCCCGAAAGACATCGCACTGCTtagggcaagaaaaaaaagaaattgctacCCGGATTTAGCTTTGCCGCCTGAAAGTCCTCACGCGGCCCACGCTAAAGGTGAATTCACATTTATTTCTGTTAGTGGTATTGCCGAAAAAATATCTGTATACCGAAAACGAGCATAGCAGTCAGAAAATCGTCACCACAGAGAAGACCCTCTCACCTTGCCGTGCCTGTGCGGTTTTAGTCGGGAAGCCTTCCGGCATGCGTGCGCAGAGCAACGGCCATCTATGCACGAGTGCAAACTGCCGCTCTGGGCTTGGTAGCAGACATATAGAAATATGGGAGAAAACGTATGATTCGCGCGTGCCTCAAGGAATGGTTGTGGCGTACGCTTACTTCTAACTGCAACCGTAAACGAGGTTATGGACTTCATCCGGGCTATGAGCACCTGGACGCGGACAGCTCACTAGTGCTTATGGGTGGCATTAACAGCAAAGCAACGAAtgagtgctttgaagaagagATGCGGGAGTTCAGCAACTAGCTCGCGTTGCACGCAGCAGGTTGGACGACAGGCCAGGAAGACTTGTATACTGACTCACTGTTTAACCCTCACAGCGATGCACGGTACTTGGAGCTGGCAGTGCGCAGTTCAGCTACCACAAGGCCGTAATTATGCGCAGCGTGGAGCATTACATACGAAAAAGAAGTTGCGAAATTTTgacccaccgctgtggctcagtgttaGGACGCGCGGCTATTTAactgagttcccgggttagaaccctgGCGCGGCTGCTGcggtttgatggaggcgaaaataaAATATGTCCATGCGCTGTgcaagtcagtgcacgttaaagatcatcaggtggtcgaaattattccggagccctgtactatggcacccctttctctttttcttcttacacttccaccttcctcccttactataacggcgctgttcgggtgtcagCTGAGGTGCGAAACAGATAccgcgccctttcctttcctcagaaccaatTCTCAATGTTTTTCCTGCCTTTCAATGTACTTGCCAGTGCATAGCGCACCAGTTTTGACTGTACCTGTTCTGGCCTGTGTAAAGAATAAGCCAATGCTGCGGGGCATTGTGCGCAGTTAACCGGTTGTCGCCGTTGATTTATGCGATGAGCAACAATGCTTAGCACTGCGTCGTTTTGAGTGATTAACTTTTTATTTGAAGCAGATCTCGAACTTCTTCAGGTGCCTCTTCCACAGTTGAACACCGAGCAACTACTGGCAGACCCATTTTCGCTACTGGTGGACCCAGCTTCGCTACTGGTAGACCCTGTTTCGCTACTGGTGAACCCAGTTTCGCTACTGTTGGACCCATCTTCCCTACTGGCGGACCCAGCTTCGCTACTGGTGGGTGTTCCATAGTTACGGATCAAGTGATGACGAAGTGAGGAAGTGCAGTGTCTAGCTGGCATGTCTATTCTGGAAAGAACTTAACTTTCAGGTCGTTCAACCGGCAATGAAGTGTCCATCATTCATTTTGCAAACACATGCCTCCACCCTGGGCAGTATTGAATCATTTGCACCGAGGACCCAATTCTCAACTCTCAATTTAAAGAACCCAGGCTggtgaaatttccagagcccttcactaagacgtttctcatagcctgactgaatttgggacgttaaacctacaTAAACAATAAAGCAGGAAGTCGATTCCCAGCAAGCTTGAACGCAAGGTGATGCCATCGGTTCGTAGTAAAAATGTATTGCGCGTTTATTCTCACATTCTCAAATCTGATTCCATGCGGACTAGGTTGTGGACGACCAAATATGGGCTTCCTGTTCCAACTGAAATTGCTTATCGCTGTCACTGTCGTCACCCGACTTTAAGTCGTTTATAGTGATAATCCTATACATCATTTTTAAAAGAGACCGTCTTCTATGTCCTGTGAATTAGTTACTTTTCTAAATAATcatctttgttttattttgctttttactCCTATCTCTCTCTTCTCGTCATTGGTTCTAGGTGAGTTTGCTGGTGAATCtattgaaaacaattttttcttctcgtaaaactTCACACTGCtaatttcatattttctttggAAGGGATCTGTTTGGGCGGCAATAGAAAGACTAGAAGGCTAGCGATATTG includes these proteins:
- the LOC144102743 gene encoding uncharacterized protein LOC144102743; translation: MSLMARATAASSVSSEVSAAGVPKGRSFFIVMETTEERTFFPGPSSCLLALCTAQYGELVQTDRDLQSSCSKANVKGASSTVEHRATTGRPIFATGGPSFATGRPCFATGEPSFATVGPIFPTGGPSFATGINITALFSWSMAMGSYKIPTTRAGLHAAASPVAIVTLYFYQEPVAGRLAE